The proteins below are encoded in one region of Mangifera indica cultivar Alphonso chromosome 7, CATAS_Mindica_2.1, whole genome shotgun sequence:
- the LOC123219946 gene encoding 15-cis-zeta-carotene isomerase, chloroplastic codes for MTSSLLLSTPLSSFLRPPKSRLTHLFPTKPSSLLSFSISAKPLYSSNPSKFLIRTSTKDANTYVSEQEDDKGLVGEDSAAFDLGEQKISSWIYFSVILGVVLFVLQVAWIDNSTGFGKVFIDYVSTLSESHEVVMLLLTIIFATVHSGLASLRDDGEKLIGERAFRVIFAGLSLPLVVSTVVYFINHRYDGLQLWQVQGVPGIHQLVWISNFLSFFFLYPSTFNLLEVASVDKPKMHLWETGIIRITRHPQMVGQVIWCLAHTIWIGNSVAVAASVGLIGHHLFGVWNGDRRLAKRYGEAFEVVKSRTSVIPFAAILTGRQLLPKDYYKEFIRLPYLTITALTLGAYFAHPLMRAASFQLHW; via the exons atgACTAGTTCTCTCCTTCTCTCCACTCCCTTATCTTCCTTTCTCCGTCCTCCCAAGAGCCGCCTAACTCATCTATTTCCTACCAAACCCAGCTCACTACTCTCCTTCTCAATCTCTGCCAAACCTTTGTACTCTTCCAATCCCTCCAAATTTCTTATTCGCACTTCCACTAAGGACGCCAATACTTATGTCTCTGAACAAGAAGACGATAAGGGTCTGGTGGGCGAGGACTCTGCTGCCTTCGATTTGGGGGAGCAGAAGATTTCTTCTTGGATTTATTTCAGTGTAATTCTAGGAGTTGTTCTGTTTGTTCTTCAGGTTGCTTGGATTGATAACTCTACAGGTTTCGGGAAAGTCTTTATTGATTATGTTTCTACACTTTCAGAAAGCCATGAG GTTGTGATGTTACTACTCACTATCATTTTTGCCACTGTCCACAGTGGCCTAGCTAGTCTCCGAGATGATGGTGAGAAACTTATCGGTGAGCGTGCATTTCGGGTTATATTTGCTGGGTTGTCTCTTCCTTTAGTTGTTAGCACTGTG GTTTACTTCATCAATCACAGATACGATGGGTTGCAGCTATGGCAGGTTCAAGGTGTACCTGGCATCCATCAACTTGTGTGGATTTCTAATTTTCTatccttctttttcctttatccttCTACCTTTAATCTTTTGGAGGTGGCCTCTGTTGACAAGCCTAAGATGCATCTTTGGGAAACTGGGATCATTAGAATCACCAGGCACCCACAG ATGGTTGGGCAGGTGATTTGGTGCCTGGCTCACACTATTTGGATTGGGAATTCAGTAGCTGTGGCTGCTTCTGTTGGGTTAATTGGACACCATTTATTTGGTGTTTGGAATGGGGATAGGAGGTTAGCTAAAAGATATGGAGAGGCTTTTGAAGTTGTGAAGAGCCGAACCAGTGTCATTCCATTTGCAGCTATCCTTACCGGGCGTCAACTATTGCCAAAAGATTATTACAAGGAATTTATCCGACTTCCATATTTGACCATCACTGCCTTGACACTGGGTGCCTACTTTGCACATCCACTTATGCGGGCGGCCAGTTTCCAACTTCATTGGTAG